In the genome of Criblamydia sequanensis CRIB-18, one region contains:
- a CDS encoding L,D-transpeptidase produces the protein MSLQKLFLIFILGLFSLIGILSFFNKSKNPEVQKIDEPGSAIVVELFDEVRPVEKEKDPAAITLSNAHLEEAEVKEAVKEVILPQADRVHELFRKTEPKLPIVETITYKSHVDWLKGRPAWLSDYASHYKTSRHFIARSLHGKPDYFKQDLAIGDRFNVFKRDKDISFYLVIDLSRSKMWFYYYDKGDDERVLLKQYSVGLGRPDGSTSSGLLTPSGAFELGEKIAIYKPKQKGLFNGEKTEMIRVFGTRWIPFEKEIDGDPYKAKGFGLHGAPWIENEKGELVEDKSCIGKYESDGCVRLASEDIEELFSIIITKPSYVLLVKDFFDAKLPGKEK, from the coding sequence GTGAGTCTCCAAAAACTTTTTCTTATCTTCATATTGGGACTGTTCAGTCTAATCGGAATCCTGTCCTTTTTTAATAAAAGCAAAAATCCTGAAGTTCAAAAAATTGATGAACCGGGATCTGCCATTGTGGTCGAGCTTTTCGATGAAGTTCGTCCTGTTGAGAAAGAAAAAGACCCGGCAGCGATTACTCTTTCAAATGCTCATCTCGAAGAAGCAGAAGTAAAAGAGGCTGTGAAAGAGGTGATTTTGCCTCAAGCAGACCGGGTTCATGAGCTCTTTCGAAAAACGGAGCCAAAGTTACCGATTGTTGAAACGATCACGTACAAAAGCCATGTGGATTGGTTGAAAGGTCGTCCCGCTTGGCTTTCAGACTATGCTAGCCACTACAAAACATCAAGGCACTTTATCGCAAGAAGCCTTCATGGCAAGCCCGATTACTTTAAGCAAGATTTGGCGATTGGCGATCGCTTTAATGTTTTTAAACGCGACAAAGACATTTCCTTTTATCTTGTCATCGATTTATCCCGCTCGAAAATGTGGTTTTACTACTACGACAAAGGTGATGATGAGAGAGTTTTGCTGAAGCAATATTCAGTAGGCCTTGGAAGACCTGATGGAAGCACCTCTTCAGGTTTACTAACGCCAAGCGGCGCCTTTGAGTTAGGAGAAAAAATAGCGATTTACAAGCCTAAGCAAAAAGGCTTATTTAATGGCGAGAAAACAGAAATGATCCGTGTTTTTGGAACGCGATGGATTCCTTTTGAAAAAGAAATCGACGGCGATCCCTATAAAGCCAAAGGGTTTGGCCTTCATGGAGCTCCTTGGATAGAAAATGAAAAAGGAGAGCTTGTTGAAGACAAAAGCTGCATTGGAAAATATGAAAGCGACGGATGCGTTCGGCTTGCAAGCGAAGACATAGAGGAACTCTTTTCTATTATTATCACAAAGCCCTCTTACGTCTTGCTTGTGAAAGACTTTTTTGACGCGAAGCTGCCGGGTAAAGAAAAATAA
- a CDS encoding HU family DNA-binding protein, translating to MTTTSKKSTMTKKKLINSIAQEKGIHPSDVRHVIQAFLDKMTNSLSQGDRLEFRDFGVFEVVKRKQKIGRNPKNAAVPIVIPERLAVKFTPGKKMRKLIEIDELEPIHI from the coding sequence ATGACAACTACGAGCAAGAAAAGCACAATGACAAAAAAGAAATTGATCAATTCAATCGCGCAAGAAAAAGGGATTCACCCAAGTGATGTGCGGCATGTCATTCAAGCTTTCCTCGACAAAATGACAAATAGTCTTTCACAAGGGGACAGGCTTGAGTTTAGAGATTTTGGCGTTTTTGAAGTGGTAAAGCGTAAACAAAAAATCGGACGCAATCCAAAAAATGCGGCAGTGCCCATTGTTATCCCAGAAAGATTAGCAGTTAAATTCACGCCCGGTAAAAAAATGCGAAAGTTGATTGAAATTGACGAGCTAGAGCCTATTCATATCTGA
- the ytxJ gene encoding bacillithiol system redox-active protein YtxJ produces the protein MKKIETLSELNALLQESAHQSVYFYKHSDRCSLCHLAIQEVQEFQREHPEAKVGFIDVLRNRDISNALAERSKIRHESPQIILYEKQEPVFHTSHSKITKEELERHYKS, from the coding sequence ATGAAAAAAATTGAAACACTAAGTGAGCTAAACGCGCTCTTGCAAGAAAGCGCCCATCAAAGCGTTTATTTTTATAAACATAGCGATCGATGCAGCCTCTGCCATCTTGCGATTCAAGAAGTTCAGGAATTCCAAAGAGAACATCCCGAAGCCAAGGTAGGTTTTATTGATGTCCTCCGAAACCGGGATATTTCAAATGCCCTGGCAGAACGCTCTAAAATTAGACATGAAAGTCCGCAAATTATCCTCTATGAAAAGCAAGAGCCTGTTTTTCATACATCGCACTCAAAAATTACCAAAGAAGAATTAGAACGTCATTACAAGTCATAA
- a CDS encoding ABC transporter ATP-binding protein: MINLLRVAFGKKKHRMLCAFSLIFMCLLTVASQVEIVTIGFIARKGPSFFELFSSQERGSLDRVSKEEVLKNWTLIDKDGKGVITKESASEFLASKKNKDFLEKIFFKLEKKFDLGNNLIFLAVLIALSAIFKALMIFAHRYTTKLIAISISQDLRKSYFDHIQVMPMSFYQKYNLGSLSNRVVSDSYIISEAINACLMNFFQTPFTIVTTLILCFLTSWKLSLFIFLGLPLIVFPIYFLAKRVKKISKQILKEQELFASTLIDFISGIQTIKSFTMEDFSKAKYAAQNNELARLERKSAKYDLLSRPVVHTIGMLFLSSTIIMGLYVYQMNVSEILIYCGFLYLFYEPIKKFAEENNHIQRGIAASDRLQEVLSLAPEEEKKEETHEFKEFKDTLSFENVWFRFNEEWVLKGLNFSVKKGETVAIVGPTGCGKSTALGLLSRLYDPEKGDIRIDGVSIKGYSRKSIRENVAVVPQKPFIFVDTVAKNIAFGRSFSESAIKFAAQEAEAHEFIESLPKGYATELLEAGKNLSGGQQQRLTIARALIKPAPFLVLDEATSSLDALSEHKIKKALSTLKGKVTQIIVAHRLSTIQDADKIIYMEKGVKVAEGTKDELLVSCQNFRLMWNMLHQKEVGEAL; the protein is encoded by the coding sequence ATGATTAATTTATTGCGTGTCGCGTTTGGCAAGAAAAAGCATCGGATGCTTTGTGCCTTTTCTCTTATTTTTATGTGCCTTCTGACAGTGGCTTCGCAAGTAGAAATTGTCACAATCGGTTTTATTGCAAGAAAAGGACCCAGTTTTTTTGAGCTATTTTCATCCCAAGAAAGAGGATCTCTAGATAGGGTTTCAAAAGAAGAGGTTCTTAAGAATTGGACCCTCATCGATAAGGATGGGAAAGGCGTCATTACGAAAGAATCCGCAAGTGAGTTCCTGGCTTCCAAAAAAAATAAAGATTTTCTAGAGAAAATATTCTTTAAACTCGAGAAAAAATTTGATCTTGGCAATAACCTTATTTTTCTAGCGGTTTTAATCGCTCTTAGCGCCATATTTAAAGCTCTAATGATCTTCGCGCATCGTTATACCACTAAATTGATCGCGATATCGATCAGTCAGGATTTACGAAAATCTTACTTCGATCATATCCAAGTAATGCCCATGAGCTTCTATCAAAAATATAACCTTGGCAGCCTATCTAATCGTGTGGTTTCAGATTCCTACATTATTTCAGAAGCGATCAACGCTTGTCTTATGAATTTTTTTCAGACCCCTTTTACGATTGTAACAACGCTTATTCTCTGTTTTTTAACCTCTTGGAAACTCTCCCTTTTTATTTTCCTAGGCCTGCCTTTGATTGTTTTTCCGATTTACTTTTTAGCTAAGAGAGTAAAAAAAATCTCAAAGCAAATCCTAAAAGAACAAGAACTTTTTGCTTCCACCCTCATTGATTTTATAAGCGGCATTCAGACAATCAAAAGTTTTACCATGGAAGACTTTTCGAAAGCCAAGTATGCCGCGCAAAATAATGAACTGGCAAGGCTTGAGCGAAAAAGCGCTAAGTACGATCTCTTATCAAGGCCTGTTGTCCATACGATTGGAATGCTCTTTCTTTCCTCGACAATTATTATGGGTCTTTATGTCTATCAGATGAATGTCTCGGAAATTTTGATTTACTGCGGTTTCCTTTATCTTTTTTATGAGCCTATTAAGAAATTTGCAGAAGAAAACAACCATATTCAAAGAGGAATTGCAGCGTCCGATAGATTACAAGAGGTTCTTAGTCTAGCACCTGAAGAAGAAAAAAAAGAAGAAACTCATGAATTTAAAGAGTTTAAAGACACTCTTTCCTTTGAAAACGTTTGGTTTCGATTTAATGAAGAGTGGGTTTTAAAAGGACTTAATTTTTCTGTTAAAAAAGGGGAAACGGTTGCCATAGTGGGTCCGACAGGATGCGGAAAATCTACGGCTCTTGGATTATTATCAAGGCTCTATGATCCGGAAAAAGGCGATATTCGAATTGATGGCGTCAGCATAAAAGGCTATTCAAGAAAAAGCATTAGGGAAAATGTAGCGGTAGTCCCTCAAAAGCCTTTTATATTTGTGGATACGGTCGCAAAAAACATTGCCTTCGGCAGATCTTTTTCAGAATCAGCGATTAAATTTGCGGCTCAGGAAGCGGAAGCGCATGAATTTATAGAATCCCTTCCAAAAGGGTATGCGACAGAGCTTTTAGAAGCCGGAAAAAATCTATCCGGCGGCCAGCAGCAACGCTTAACCATTGCAAGAGCCCTTATTAAACCGGCCCCTTTCCTAGTTCTTGATGAAGCCACTTCTTCTCTTGATGCCTTAAGTGAACATAAAATTAAAAAAGCACTTTCAACATTAAAAGGTAAAGTGACACAAATTATTGTCGCTCATAGGCTCTCAACTATCCAAGATGCGGATAAAATTATCTACATGGAAAAAGGCGTGAAAGTGGCTGAAGGGACAAAAGATGAGCTTCTTGTCAGCTGTCAAAATTTTAGATTGATGTGGAATATGCTCCATCAAAAAGAAGTTGGAGAGGCTCTTTAA
- a CDS encoding acetyl-CoA carboxylase carboxyltransferase subunit alpha: MDTLPHEKQIQEYIKTIEHLKKQNQNNPLFNQEIQKLEQKLINLKQKVYSELTPWERIQICKHPRRPRAIDYINNITEFFQELHGDRLYGDDKSVIGGLAKIGKRHCMIIGQEKGNDTESRLQRNFGMLSPEGFRKALRLMKLAEKFNLPVITLLDTPGAYPGLQAEERGQGSAIAYNLKEMALLQTPIIVLLIGEGSSGGALGMGVGDVIGMLRHSYYSVISPEGCASILWKDPTKNKEAATALKLNAEDLLEYGVIDEIIEEPLGGAHHDVEATYKEVSRFIEDKIEMLKRISLPLLIEQRYLKFRQMGRFEEEMAEFEDNNKGPLKEKSVHEKN; the protein is encoded by the coding sequence ATGGACACTTTGCCTCACGAAAAGCAAATTCAGGAATATATTAAAACCATTGAACATTTAAAAAAGCAGAATCAAAACAACCCTCTTTTTAATCAGGAAATCCAAAAGCTTGAACAGAAGCTTATCAATTTAAAGCAAAAAGTTTACTCGGAACTGACCCCTTGGGAGCGTATCCAAATTTGCAAACACCCAAGACGTCCTCGAGCCATTGACTATATTAATAATATTACTGAATTTTTTCAGGAGCTTCACGGCGATAGATTATATGGGGATGATAAGTCTGTCATTGGAGGGCTTGCTAAAATCGGCAAAAGGCATTGCATGATTATAGGCCAGGAAAAGGGGAATGACACAGAGTCCAGGCTGCAAAGAAATTTTGGAATGTTAAGCCCCGAAGGGTTTAGAAAAGCGCTTCGATTAATGAAATTAGCCGAGAAGTTTAATTTACCGGTGATTACCCTTCTAGATACGCCGGGTGCCTATCCGGGTTTACAGGCTGAAGAGCGAGGACAAGGTTCCGCCATCGCTTATAACTTAAAAGAAATGGCCCTACTGCAAACTCCAATCATTGTCTTACTCATTGGTGAAGGGTCATCAGGCGGCGCCCTTGGCATGGGAGTTGGCGATGTGATCGGCATGTTAAGACATTCCTATTATTCTGTAATATCACCTGAGGGCTGCGCTTCAATTCTTTGGAAAGACCCGACTAAAAATAAGGAAGCTGCGACAGCTTTAAAGTTAAATGCCGAAGACCTTTTGGAATATGGGGTAATTGATGAAATTATTGAAGAACCTTTAGGCGGCGCGCATCATGATGTCGAAGCAACCTATAAAGAAGTTAGTCGCTTTATCGAAGACAAAATTGAAATGTTAAAGAGGATTTCACTCCCTCTTCTTATCGAGCAACGCTATCTAAAGTTTAGGCAAATGGGTCGTTTTGAAGAAGAGATGGCTGAGTTTGAAGATAATAATAAAGGGCCATTAAAAGAGAAATCCGTTCATGAAAAAAATTGA
- the queC gene encoding 7-cyano-7-deazaguanine synthase QueC gives MKKKAVVIHSGGMDSSICLALAIEKHGRENVLSLSFFYNQRHTEEVNQAALISKDWKVDHIELPIDCLQEITESALIGKSQAIQHDKGKEANTLVVGRNGLMIRLASIHAHFLGAKEVYTGVIELDGKANGYRDCTREYVDLLEKILRMDFDDDSFEIKTPLVFLTKKETLEVAHQMGLLDYLLQNTITCYEGVKWAGCKKCPSCLLRNQGLKEFKKDHPEFQLPFSLD, from the coding sequence ATGAAAAAAAAGGCTGTTGTCATCCATTCAGGCGGTATGGACTCCTCTATTTGCCTCGCTTTAGCGATAGAAAAGCATGGGCGTGAGAATGTTCTTAGCCTTTCTTTTTTTTATAATCAAAGACACACAGAGGAAGTCAACCAAGCAGCTCTCATTTCTAAAGATTGGAAGGTCGATCATATAGAGCTTCCCATAGATTGTCTCCAAGAAATCACAGAGAGTGCGCTTATTGGAAAGTCTCAAGCCATTCAACACGATAAAGGAAAAGAGGCGAACACACTCGTTGTCGGCAGAAATGGCCTCATGATAAGGCTTGCGTCCATTCATGCCCATTTTCTCGGGGCAAAGGAAGTGTATACGGGAGTTATTGAACTTGATGGCAAAGCCAATGGCTATAGGGATTGTACAAGAGAATATGTGGATTTATTAGAGAAGATCCTTCGAATGGATTTTGATGATGATTCTTTTGAGATAAAAACCCCTCTTGTATTTTTGACTAAAAAAGAAACGTTGGAAGTAGCTCATCAAATGGGGCTTTTAGATTACCTTCTTCAAAACACCATCACCTGCTATGAAGGCGTTAAATGGGCCGGTTGTAAAAAGTGTCCTTCCTGTCTTTTAAGAAATCAAGGCCTTAAAGAATTTAAAAAAGATCATCCTGAATTTCAGCTTCCCTTTTCTCTAGATTAA